Genomic DNA from Vanrija pseudolonga chromosome 3, complete sequence:
GCACCGCGGCAGCTACcccacgccaccaccggGGCCGCGACAGAGAGATCGACAGCCAtgtgccgacctcggcccacACATACTCGGGATCGGGCGACCATTTTACGTCTGATGCGCCCTCCTATGGGAGATCAAACCGTGCGGGGCGTAGCAGTGGCGCCCCTCCATCGACATCGCGCCCCGCACACAAGAGGCATGCGAGCGTGACCTCAAGTTTGGCGCCCGTCGCCCAGAGCTCGGCCGAACCGCGCTCGCCAGCTGGCTCAGTGTTCCGCCGGAGGCTGCATACTGTCGGGAGCTCCATCGGGTTCGGCAGGCCCGCACAgtacgacgccggcgactcGGACTATGGCGACTTCGACGGCGAAGACGAGGGCAAGCGGGCAAACGGGACAAGGGTCTGGTACTCGTCGTATATCACCATCGACTGGCTTCACGACGCTATCAAGGAGTCCTCGCGTGTGCGCCACCTTCGCCATCGTGCACGACGGTCATGGCGTGGGTCGATAAGGAATGCCTGGGACCGCTTCCAGGGTTGGTTAGTCGTCACCCTTGTCGGCGTAATCACTGCGTGCGTTGCGTTCCTCATCATTCGCTCCGAGATGGCCCTCTTCGATCTCAAGGATGGCTACTGCACAAATTCGTGGGGCACGGCCAAACGCTTCTGCTGTGCGCCGCGTGCCGGCAGAGGCCACCCAGACCCGTCgagcggggaggaggagccgtGTGGCGACTGGGTCGAGTGGGGTCAGCTCttcggcagcgtcgaggaggcaGACCCAGAGGCTGTCTTCTGGAGCGAGCCCGAGTTTATCGTCTACTTTATCGTCGCCGTTGGGCTGGCCtgcaccgcgtcggcgctcacATACTACCTCACATCGTCGGCAACCCATATCACGTCGAAGGATTCTGCCTTCCTCGGGCCTGATCTTCCGCCCTCGCCTGCGTCGGCATCGCAGCTCAAGAGCCCAAATGAACGCCAGCCTCTTCTTCTCGAGGGCGCGcccgaggttgaggagccCAAACCCGAGCCCCAGCGCCCCGTGCTTTACATGGCGGCCGGGAGTGGTATTCCAGAGATCAAGACAATCCTGTCTGGCTTTGTCATTCACGGATACCTCGGCTTGTCGACATTGATTGTCAAGAGCGCAGGCCTGGCCATGTCGGTCGGCTCGGGCCTCTCCCTTGGCAAGGAGGGGCCGTTCGTCCACATTGCCTCGTGCATTGCCAACATTGTGTGTCGCCTGTTTGTCAAGTACGAGCAGAACGAGGGTAAAAGGCGTGAAATCCTGTCGGCCGcttgcgcggcgggcgtcgccgTGTCCTTTGGAGCTCCGATCGGCGGTGTATTGTTCTCACTCGAGGAAGTGTCGACCTACTTCCCTCCAAAGGTCATGTGGCGAAGCTTCTGGTGTGCAGCGGTGGCGGCTATCAccctcaaggcgctcaacCCGTACGGCAATGGATCAATCGTCCTCTTCGCCGTCACCTACACCAAGGAGTACCACTACTGGGAGTTTGCCGTGTtcatcatcctcggcgtcttTGGTGGCTTGTACGGCGCCTTCTTTTCACGCTGCAACATCTGGTGGAGCAAGCACATCCGCAAGGGGACGTGGCTCAGTCGACACCCGATCATCGAGGTGGCGCTCGTCACCGGCCTCACGACTGTCGTGTCGTTCTTAAACCCGTACACCAGGTTAGGAGGCACCGAGCTTGTGGCCAAGCTGTTTGCCGAGTGCACCGTCGACAAGTCGAGCTCGCTGTGTGTCGGCAAGTCGTTCAACATTGGCCCTATCGTGTACAACGTCGGCATTGCACTCATCATCAAGGCGCTGCTCACGATCATCACCTTTGGCATTGTGCTCCCCGCTGGAATCTTCATCCCGTCGCTCGTCATTGGAGCGTGCTTTGGTCGCATGGTTGGCATTTGGATGGAGTGGATCGAGTTCCACCACCCCTACCTCCCGATCTTTGAGGTGTGCAGAGCCACAGGCTGCGTTGTGCCGGGCATCTACGCCATGGTTGGCGCAGGCGCGACACTTGCTGGTGTGACGCGCACCACCGTGTCGCTTGCGGTCATCGTCTTTGAGCTCACAGGCACCCTCAACTATGTCGTGCCGGTCATGCTGGCTATTCTCGTGGCCAAGACGACTGCGGACGCGATCGAGAAGCGCGGCATCTACGAGCTCGTCATCGAGTTAAAGAAGCTGCCCTATCTGAGCAACAAGGAGGAGTATCTTTGGGGCAGTGCCTTGGTCTCGGAGGTGGTGAGTGATGGTTGACGGGCGAGGTGTGGCTAACAGTCAGATGGACCGCGACGCGCCTACTCTTCGCGCCGACAAGCCGCACACTGTGCGCGAGCTCACTGGGAAGTtactcgagctcgtgcggcTTGggtacgccgacgccgggtTCCCGGTGCTTGTCAAAGAGCCAGCAATTGACCGAGAGGGCCGGCCGACGTCAGTCTTACGCGTGCTCGGGTTCCTTGGCATCAACGAGGTGGAGCACGCGCTTACCGCACTGGCCGATGAGCCCGATGCCAGCATAAACCTCATGCCCGATGACACTGTGCCGATGCCGCGCAGCAGCATGATGAGCATCTTCAGTTTCCGCGAAAGCTCGGACGGGCGGGGCAACCCGTACGACCTGAGCCAGTACTTGGACAGGGTAAGTGTTGCGCGGGCTGGATATCTGTGATTTGtgctgacccaccccccaGGCCCCAATCACTGTCCAGGTGCACTCCCCGCTGGAGCTGGTGCAGGAGTTGTTCATCAAGCTCGGTGCACGCCAGATTCTTGTGACGGACGCACGCGGGCAGTACCGAGGCGCACTGTACAAGAAGCAGTGGATTGCGTTcctggacgagctggagcacgccgagcgataggcgcgcgtgcgtgcgtcgaggccgacaagaCGCGTCGCGGCGACATTTACGCCACCATTCTTTCCCATTAGATTTGTGCATAGGGGTTGTTGCCTGCAGTATGAATGCAATGTTGAATTGTGAATCGAGTGCGCGAGTGCCACTGATTCCCAAACAGTGGCAGGCACCGGTTGTTACGTCGTAGTGCCTGTGAGGTAACCCGGTAAACAAAACACGAGCAGTTCGCACGTtggagacgacgacgtcgtcgtcgcagctGGTCCCTCTCACCGACACAGCCTCTCACGCTCGggcagtgggtggggtgggtggctaGTAGCGTTGCGTTTGCGTTGCGCTGCGCAGCCAGTCGGCTAGCTAGCTGTAAAGAAAGGGTTGCCTTATGCTTGGCGCTACGAAAACGAGGTGCTCGCTATCGCCGGTATGTTCGGtgcggccgccggccgggCGCTCGATCACGACAAAGACGAAACCAACGATGAGGTGAATACCGATGTGCGGGTGGTTGGTCTTTACTGGTGCTGGCTAGCTGCCAAGCTGGTGCGGCTAGTCCCGTCGTTATGCGGCGGCGAGTAAGtaagcaagcaagcagcagtGTCGCTGCGTTTCGAGATGGATCTGGCGAGCTGGCGTGGCATGTCTCAGCTCTAAGGAGCAAGCAGAAGGAgtacgccgccgtcgtgcgtgccgttcatgccggccggccgggtgGCCCAttcctgcctgcctgcctgcctgcctgccaccTCATACCCGCAACACGCCGTTACacgcccagcagcgccaTGGCGGTGGGTGGCCAAGGCGCTCTCCTGGCCGGCTGGCTGCTACATGGCCCCCTCGCTGCGATGCATGCCTATGGTTGGCCCCGAGCAGGCCCCATGGGCGTGGCGTCCACTGGTGTTGATGCATCCTTGTTCTTCATGCGCATCCATTGGACGACAGCCAGCCCAGGTTTGCTTGCCATTGGCGCCTGCTGCtacctggctggctgcaggGTCGGGGTAGCAGGTGATCGGCGCTGCGTCATGGTATTGGAGCCGTGTGCGTGTGGGAGCTGTTTGTCGGGTAGGTGGCTGTTCGTCCAAGCGGCAAAATAGGTCGCTGCTGCGAGGCGAAAGGGGGCGAGgttgccttgccttgccggCGCCCGCATGCTCGCTCCGCCGGCAAGCGGCAAGCGACAATAGAGCTGCTGCACGTCTTGCAGAACAAGGCGCTTGGCGcagcgtgcggcgcgcgacggcgtacgTGAGAATGAGGGAgaccgcgagcgagcaggcaaGCCAAGCAAGCGCAGCAGTAGACCAaaggcgtcgtcgagccaaGCGGTATGCGGCCCTAGTAAGCTTCAGCCCTAATAGCCCTATAGCCCCTCCAAGCCACACTACTTTGCTCTACtattgtcgtcgtccaaaCAAATCCTTagcacctcgccgcggatTTGCGTCGCCACCACGTcagggcagggcagggcaAGGAGGGGGTGGTGCGTCCCTCTCGTCCCTTGCGCGTACGCGATGCACACACACCCATGCACTTGTGACCTTGAACCCATCGCTCCACTCTACTGCACACTGCAAGCTACATCGTacacacactctctctcttcACTTTACTGAtagcgacggcgacagcagcgacagcaaCGACGTCAAGCAGCGGCCTCCACAAGTAACGCACGCATACCACACATAAACGCACACCAACCCGAACCCACTACCGGCCCATTCGTCGTTGTTTACGAGATTAATATTTGGCCGCCAACACGGGCTGCGGTCCCCGCCCTGGCACCTGGCATTCTCCTCTTGTTTCTTAACGCCAACGCAGTCAAGTAACAACGCCCATATCGCTACTCGCTACGAcgtgagctcgacgccgacgcagacgCAGACGACCCTCGCCACCGActcgccagcgacgacgacgacgacgacgagcac
This window encodes:
- the CLCN5 gene encoding H(+)/Cl(-) exchange transporter 5, yielding MDIHSSSATPQPPGAPAPAPAPPAPTPSASSAQAPPPPPQQPGGMSSGAAGSSRAPRPPSLVSTNRTSTTSNHSRGQSSDGPSQPPSPMTYFPNPSTFTSSPNPQYLPSIQTSPSLASARLGASSMSHSSLSTDDESYAGVSTRTPRVVAGQELQSQQQQFYYPTPTPGQSWRAESVPPISMTVSPRVGGNRRSASVATNRTINPPPTSRSTNNPPSSYGATGLHLGSALGSAGLPSTVGGLDALGLGPASAIKAAAAVDPRRIASTSGIGVPGPSRANRRRGGAESPATAGFPLPNSLPHTTQSHPGTAAATPRHHRGRDREIDSHVPTSAHTYSGSGDHFTSDAPSYGRSNRAGRSSGAPPSTSRPAHKRHASVTSSLAPVAQSSAEPRSPAGSVFRRRLHTVGSSIGFGRPAQYDAGDSDYGDFDGEDEGKRANGTRVWYSSYITIDWLHDAIKESSRVRHLRHRARRSWRGSIRNAWDRFQGWLVVTLVGVITACVAFLIIRSEMALFDLKDGYCTNSWGTAKRFCCAPRAGRGHPDPSSGEEEPCGDWVEWGQLFGSVEEADPEAVFWSEPEFIVYFIVAVGLACTASALTYYLTSSATHITSKDSAFLGPDLPPSPASASQLKSPNERQPLLLEGAPEVEEPKPEPQRPVLYMAAGSGIPEIKTILSGFVIHGYLGLSTLIVKSAGLAMSVGSGLSLGKEGPFVHIASCIANIVCRLFVKYEQNEGKRREILSAACAAGVAVSFGAPIGGVLFSLEEVSTYFPPKVMWRSFWCAAVAAITLKALNPYGNGSIVLFAVTYTKEYHYWEFAVFIILGVFGGLYGAFFSRCNIWWSKHIRKGTWLSRHPIIEVALVTGLTTVVSFLNPYTRLGGTELVAKLFAECTVDKSSSLCVGKSFNIGPIVYNVGIALIIKALLTIITFGIVLPAGIFIPSLVIGACFGRMVGIWMEWIEFHHPYLPIFEVCRATGCVVPGIYAMVGAGATLAGVTRTTVSLAVIVFELTGTLNYVVPVMLAILVAKTTADAIEKRGIYELVIELKKLPYLSNKEEYLWGSALVSEVMDRDAPTLRADKPHTVRELTGKLLELVRLGYADAGFPVLVKEPAIDREGRPTSVLRVLGFLGINEVEHALTALADEPDASINLMPDDTVPMPRSSMMSIFSFRESSDGRGNPYDLSQYLDRAPITVQVHSPLELVQELFIKLGARQILVTDARGQYRGALYKKQWIAFLDELEHAER